A region from the Triticum aestivum cultivar Chinese Spring chromosome 3D, IWGSC CS RefSeq v2.1, whole genome shotgun sequence genome encodes:
- the LOC123076510 gene encoding DNA (cytosine-5)-methyltransferase DRM2-like → MHVKLKAVYTLVEQLYTGSQRALATISPTGEAPTMLIDVLKRLAVLPVRFDEIKRSSARAGTMTALSRAKAWVPELDPSEFLRGMSEKDEKIKLLVDMGFSKDEANMAITRCGMDVDLCELVDSISASRITEDSHSRNLSDHQVTDQCFHSFGGRKKARLMEESKKKRNRYGGTAQGNQPSLDGSHDEPMPLPNPMVGFNLPGNSQPSITRILPKQDSGPPFFYYENVAHAPKGHLCATARKRGYIHNLPIENRSPILPMPPKTIFEAFPHYKKWWPSWDLRTHLNCLQTNVASAKLTERIGCALASWDSPPTRSVQKYVMNECRKGNLVWIGKNKVAPLEPQEMEYLLGFPKDHTRGLGITERYKCLGNTFQVDTVAYHLSVLKVMFPNGVNVLSLFTGIGGGEVALHRLGIHMKAMVSVEIRKANKRIFKGWWDQTQTGTLIEIDDVKSLTDDRILLFVSRFGGFDLVIGGSPCNNLAWCNRYNRDGLEGEQSALF, encoded by the exons ATGCATGTGAAGCTTAAAGCTGTATATACACTTGTCGAGCAGCTGTATACCGGGAGTCAACGTGCATTAGCCACCATTTCGCCAACAGGTGAAGCACCAACTATGCTGATAGATGTGTTAAAGAGACTCGCCGTGCTGCCTGTGAGATTTGACGAAATAAAGCGATCCTCTGCAAGAGCTGGCACAATGacggctttgagccgggccaaggcatgggtaccagagctTGACCCGTCTGAG TTTCTACGGGGGATGTCAGAGAAGGACGAGAAGATCAAATTATTAGTAGACATGGGCTTTTCTAAAGATGAAGCAAATATGGCTATTACAAGATGTG GTATGGATGTTGATCTATGTGAATTAGTTGATTCGATAAGTGCATCACGAATTACAGAAGATAGTCATTCTAGAAACTTATCTGACCATCAG GTCACAGATCAGTGCTTCCATTCATTTGGAGGGAGAAAGAAAGCAAGATTGATGGAAGAGAGCAAGAAAAAGAGGAACCGGTATGGAGGTACAGCACAGGGAAATCAACCCTCCTTGGATGGTAGCCATGATGAACCAATGCCTCTCCCAAATCCAATGGTTGGGTTTAATTTGCCAGGTAATTCGCAACCATCAATTACTAGAATACTTCCTAAACAAGATAGTGGACCACCCTTTTTCTACTATGAAAATGTGGCCCATGCTCCCAAAGGC CATTTGTGTGCAACTGCAAGGAAAAGAGGCTACATCCATAATTTGCCAATTGAGAATAGATCACCTATTCTTCCTATGCCTCCAAAGACCATATTTGAGGCATTCCCTCATTACAAGaagtggtggccttcatgggacctgaGAACACATCTCAATTGCTTGCAAACAAATGTTGCAAGTGCGAAGCTGACAGAACGGATCGGGTGTGCTCTTGCAAGCTGGGACAGTCCACCGACTCGAAGTGTTCAAAAATATgtcatgaatgagtgtagaaaagGGAATCTTGTCTGGATTGGAAAGAACAAGGTTGCTCCATTGGAGCCTCAAGAGATGGAATATCTACTCGGTTTCCCAAAGGATCACACAAGGGGACTAGGCATCACGGAGAGATACAAGTGTCTCGGCAACACATTTCAAGTTGATACAGTTGCTTACCACTTGTCCGTTTTGAAGGTCATGTTTCCCAATGGTGTTAATGTGTTGTCCTTATTCACCGGTATTGGAGGAGGAGAGGTAGCTTTGCACAGGCTGGGCATCCACATGAAGGCAATGGTCTCTGTAGAGATAAGAAAAGCTAATAAGAGGATTTTTAAGGGTTGGTGGGATCAGACTCAGACAGGCACGCTCATTGAGATTGATGACGTGAAATCTCTTACCGATGATAGGATTTTATTATTTGTTAGTAGATTTGGCGGCTTCGACTTGGTGATTGGGGGCAGCCCATGTAACAATCTTGCCTGGTGCAACAGATACAACCGTGATGGCTTGGAGGGCGAGCAATCTGCTTTGTTTTGA